In a genomic window of Arthrobacter woluwensis:
- a CDS encoding bifunctional 3'-5' exonuclease/DNA polymerase, which yields MHILITPDDDGGAHLSRLDASGVTIGSPWRVPAEELPAEVLSLEGEQPRWVWDTVHDFYPRLLAAGVRVARCHDISLIRTILRFSSRVDAPDYAEMAARISGSTEYPSPDAGPVEQVQDSLFDAPRQARDHELTRQEFAAQLKAIADSTSPVRLRLLVAAESAAALVATEMQFLGVPWDQAAHRRLLEDVLGPEPAPAQRPRKMETLVAEMRELLRSPSLNPDSPQDLLRALHRNGIEVRTTRQWELQEFNHPVIAPLLEYKKLSRLYTANGWSWLDSWVRHGRFRSDYVVGGVVTGRWSSRGGGALQIPKSVRNAVRALPGYKLLVADASQVEPRILAAMSADQGMATAARGQDLYAEIADAGFGGSRSSAKVALLGAMYGATTGESARLMPQLKKLYPAAIGLVEDAARRGERGESVSTWLGRTTPPPGAAWDAAQRTQTQEEQRRADSWARSRGRFTRNFVVQGTAAEWAECWLAGIRSRLHELGAALPRARESNTGEAGSSSWPITGPAELVFFLHDEIMVHAPEELIPDCVEAVESAARDAGRLLFGTAPVDFPLTVAVVDSYDQAK from the coding sequence ATGCACATCCTGATCACCCCCGACGACGACGGCGGGGCGCACCTGTCCCGTCTCGACGCCTCGGGCGTGACGATCGGCAGTCCGTGGCGGGTCCCTGCGGAGGAGCTCCCCGCGGAGGTGCTGTCGCTCGAAGGTGAGCAGCCCCGCTGGGTGTGGGACACCGTGCACGACTTCTACCCCCGTCTCCTGGCCGCCGGTGTGCGAGTGGCCAGATGTCACGACATCAGCCTGATCCGCACGATCCTGCGGTTCTCCTCTCGGGTGGATGCCCCGGACTATGCGGAGATGGCCGCCCGGATCAGCGGTTCCACGGAATATCCCAGCCCCGATGCCGGCCCTGTGGAGCAGGTCCAGGACAGCCTCTTCGACGCACCGCGCCAAGCCCGGGACCACGAACTGACGCGCCAGGAGTTCGCGGCTCAGCTGAAGGCGATCGCGGATTCCACCTCGCCCGTCCGGCTGCGCCTGCTGGTCGCGGCGGAATCGGCGGCGGCACTGGTGGCCACCGAGATGCAGTTCCTGGGCGTTCCGTGGGACCAGGCGGCCCATCGCAGGCTGCTGGAGGACGTGCTCGGCCCGGAACCTGCCCCCGCACAACGGCCCCGGAAGATGGAGACCCTGGTGGCGGAGATGAGGGAACTGCTCCGCTCGCCCTCGCTCAACCCGGATTCGCCACAGGATCTGCTGCGGGCGCTGCACCGTAACGGGATCGAAGTGCGGACCACCCGGCAGTGGGAGCTGCAGGAGTTCAACCATCCCGTGATCGCCCCGTTGCTGGAGTACAAGAAGCTGTCCCGGCTTTACACGGCGAACGGCTGGTCATGGCTGGACAGCTGGGTGCGTCATGGGCGCTTCAGATCGGATTACGTGGTGGGAGGCGTGGTCACCGGACGATGGTCGTCCCGAGGAGGCGGGGCCCTGCAGATCCCGAAATCAGTCCGGAACGCGGTCCGGGCGCTTCCGGGGTACAAGCTGCTGGTCGCCGACGCCTCACAGGTGGAGCCTCGGATTCTGGCGGCGATGTCGGCCGATCAGGGCATGGCCACCGCCGCCCGCGGTCAGGACCTGTACGCGGAAATCGCCGACGCCGGGTTCGGGGGCAGCCGTTCCTCGGCGAAGGTAGCCCTTCTGGGTGCGATGTATGGGGCGACCACCGGCGAATCCGCTCGGCTCATGCCCCAGCTGAAGAAGCTGTATCCCGCAGCCATCGGGCTGGTGGAGGACGCCGCCCGGCGCGGGGAACGCGGGGAATCCGTCTCCACGTGGCTGGGCAGGACCACTCCTCCTCCCGGCGCCGCATGGGACGCGGCCCAGCGGACTCAGACGCAGGAGGAACAGCGCCGCGCGGATTCCTGGGCCAGGTCACGAGGCCGGTTCACCCGCAACTTCGTCGTCCAGGGAACCGCGGCGGAATGGGCCGAGTGCTGGCTGGCGGGAATCAGGTCGCGGCTCCACGAGCTCGGCGCCGCCTTGCCGAGGGCTCGGGAGAGCAATACCGGTGAGGCCGGATCCTCGTCCTGGCCGATCACGGGCCCCGCGGAACTCGTCTTCTTCCTCCACGACGAGATCATGGTCCACGCTCCCGAAGAGCTCATCCCCGACTGTGTCGAGGCGGTGGAAAGCGCGGCCCGGGATGCCGGGCGGCTCCTGTTCGGCACGGCCCCCGTGGACTTTCCGCTCACGGTGGCCGTGGTCGATTCATACGATCAGGCCAAGTGA
- a CDS encoding NUDIX hydrolase produces MSALQDLRRFAGEAGTVLAEELGARWRLTLAEPDTARDAAVLMLFAPTAESAGRDPQSLGPDDLDLLMLQRATTLGSHAGEIAFPGGKVEPEDADEAAAALREAVEETGLNPAGVDVVGVLPSHPLPYSNFMVTPVLAWWREASPVFVVDPRESALVFRIPVRDLLDPANRVTASLERAGVTFESPAFLVEDIFIWGFTGKLLEETFHYLGWAKPWDPERKHFFTL; encoded by the coding sequence GTGAGCGCCCTGCAGGACCTCCGCCGGTTCGCCGGCGAGGCCGGAACCGTCCTCGCTGAAGAGCTGGGCGCACGGTGGCGGCTCACGCTCGCCGAGCCCGACACCGCCCGCGACGCCGCGGTCCTCATGCTCTTCGCGCCCACGGCCGAAAGCGCCGGACGCGACCCGCAGAGCCTCGGCCCGGATGACCTGGACCTTCTGATGCTTCAGCGCGCGACGACGCTCGGCAGCCACGCGGGGGAGATCGCCTTCCCCGGCGGCAAAGTGGAGCCCGAGGACGCCGACGAGGCCGCCGCCGCACTGCGGGAGGCGGTGGAGGAGACGGGTCTGAACCCGGCCGGTGTGGACGTGGTCGGGGTTCTGCCGTCGCATCCGCTGCCCTACAGCAATTTCATGGTCACTCCTGTCCTGGCCTGGTGGCGCGAGGCGAGTCCGGTGTTCGTGGTGGATCCTCGGGAGTCGGCCCTGGTGTTCCGCATCCCCGTGCGGGACCTCCTGGATCCTGCCAACCGGGTCACGGCCAGCCTGGAGCGAGCCGGGGTCACCTTTGAATCCCCGGCCTTCCTGGTGGAGGACATCTTCATCTGGGGATTCACCGGCAAGCTGCTGGAGGAGACGTTCCACTACCTCGGGTGGGCCAAGCCGTGGGACCCGGAGCGGAAGCACTTTTTCACGCTCTGA
- the nth gene encoding endonuclease III, whose amino-acid sequence MTKNTVAAGGESLLAKKRRARKINKVLGEFYPYAHPELDFRNPFELLVATVLSAQTTDMRVNQITPALFARYPGPREMAQAELPDLEAIIQPTGFFRAKARNLVALATRLVDEYDGEVPPTVEDLITLAGVGRKTANVVLGNAFGIPGITVDTHFGRLARRFEWTTSDDPVVVEREVGELVERKEWTQLSHRVVFHGRRVCHSRKPACGACVVAQWCPSYGMGETDPVKAAKLLKYELAPGQEELRAAYLAAVKDPAEIRMASQRALLAESAS is encoded by the coding sequence ATGACGAAGAACACCGTGGCGGCCGGCGGCGAAAGTCTGCTGGCTAAGAAACGCCGGGCGCGGAAGATCAACAAGGTCCTGGGGGAGTTCTATCCGTACGCCCACCCGGAGCTCGACTTCCGGAACCCGTTCGAGTTGCTGGTCGCCACGGTGCTCTCCGCGCAGACCACTGATATGAGGGTCAACCAGATCACCCCCGCGCTGTTCGCCCGCTATCCGGGCCCCCGCGAGATGGCGCAGGCCGAGCTTCCGGACCTGGAAGCCATCATCCAGCCCACCGGTTTCTTCCGGGCCAAGGCGCGGAACCTCGTGGCGCTGGCGACTCGGCTGGTCGACGAGTACGACGGCGAGGTCCCGCCGACCGTGGAGGACCTGATCACCCTGGCCGGCGTGGGTCGCAAGACGGCCAATGTGGTGCTGGGCAATGCGTTCGGCATCCCCGGCATCACGGTCGACACGCATTTCGGGCGCCTCGCCCGGCGCTTCGAGTGGACCACCTCGGACGATCCGGTGGTGGTGGAACGCGAGGTGGGCGAGCTGGTGGAGCGCAAGGAATGGACGCAGCTTTCGCACAGGGTCGTGTTCCACGGGCGCAGGGTGTGCCATTCCCGGAAGCCGGCGTGCGGCGCGTGCGTGGTGGCCCAGTGGTGCCCGTCGTACGGCATGGGCGAGACGGACCCCGTCAAGGCGGCCAAGCTCCTGAAGTACGAACTCGCTCCCGGCCAGGAGGAACTCCGCGCCGCGTATCTGGCCGCAGTGAAGGATCCGGCCGAGATCCGGATGGCTTCTCAGCGGGCACTGCTGGCCGAGTCCGCTTCGTGA
- the acs gene encoding acetate--CoA ligase, with amino-acid sequence MSEETTPAAGDALENLLQENRRFAPTPEFAASAVAGEELYAEAAADRPAFWARQARELLTWDKDFETALDWSNAPFAKWFVGGEVNAAYNALDRHVENGLGERVAIHFEGEPGDTRSYTYAQLTDEVKKAANAFESLGVGKGDRVAVYLPMIPEAVITLLACARIGAIHSVVFGGFSADALRSRIDDAEAKLVVTADGTYRRGKPSALKPAVDEALAADGHTVQNVVVVQRNGEPVSWTEGRDQWWDDVVGGASAAYTAVAHDSEHPLFILYTSGTTGKPKGILHTTGGYLTQAAFTHKNVFDLHPETDVYWCTADVGWITGHSYVTYAPLINGATQVMYEGTPDSPHQGRWWEIVEKYKVSILYTAPTAIRTFMKWGREIPEKYDLSSIRVLGSVGEPINPEAWMWYREVIGSNKAPIVDTWWQTETGAMMISPLPGVTATKPGSAQVPLPGIAVDVVDEVGESVPDGHGGFLVIREPWPSMLRGIWGDPERYKDTYWSRFDDMYFAGDGAKKDADGDVWLLGRVDDVMNVSGHRLSTTEIESALVSHPSVAEAAVVGANDETTGQAVVAFVILREGVEDTGDVIVQDLRTHVGKEIGPIAKPKNILVVPELPKTRSGKIMRRLLKDVAEGRDPGDATTLADPTVMQQIAADLRK; translated from the coding sequence ATGTCTGAAGAGACCACTCCAGCCGCAGGTGACGCCTTGGAAAACCTGCTCCAGGAGAACCGCCGTTTCGCCCCCACCCCGGAATTCGCAGCGAGCGCCGTCGCCGGTGAGGAACTGTATGCGGAAGCCGCAGCTGATCGCCCCGCGTTCTGGGCCCGGCAGGCGCGTGAGCTGCTGACCTGGGACAAAGACTTCGAGACCGCTTTGGACTGGAGCAACGCCCCCTTCGCCAAGTGGTTCGTGGGCGGCGAGGTCAATGCGGCGTACAACGCTCTGGACCGGCACGTCGAGAACGGTCTCGGCGAGCGCGTGGCCATCCACTTCGAAGGCGAGCCCGGGGACACCCGCAGCTACACCTATGCCCAGCTCACCGACGAGGTGAAGAAGGCGGCGAACGCCTTCGAATCCCTCGGCGTCGGCAAGGGTGACCGCGTCGCCGTGTACCTCCCCATGATCCCGGAAGCCGTCATCACCCTGCTGGCCTGCGCCCGGATCGGCGCCATCCACTCGGTGGTGTTCGGCGGGTTCTCGGCCGACGCTCTGCGCTCCCGCATCGACGACGCCGAAGCCAAGCTCGTCGTCACGGCCGACGGCACCTACCGCCGCGGCAAGCCCAGCGCGCTGAAGCCCGCCGTGGACGAAGCGCTCGCCGCGGACGGCCACACGGTCCAGAACGTCGTCGTGGTCCAGCGGAACGGCGAGCCGGTGTCCTGGACCGAGGGCCGCGACCAGTGGTGGGACGACGTGGTGGGAGGCGCCTCCGCCGCGTACACCGCGGTGGCCCACGACTCCGAGCATCCGCTCTTCATCCTCTACACCTCCGGCACCACCGGGAAGCCCAAGGGCATCCTGCACACCACGGGCGGGTACCTGACCCAGGCGGCGTTCACCCACAAGAACGTCTTCGACCTCCACCCGGAGACGGACGTCTACTGGTGCACCGCCGACGTCGGCTGGATCACCGGTCACTCCTACGTCACCTACGCGCCGCTCATCAACGGCGCCACCCAGGTCATGTACGAGGGCACCCCGGACTCCCCCCACCAGGGACGCTGGTGGGAGATCGTGGAGAAGTACAAGGTCTCCATCCTCTACACCGCTCCCACGGCCATCCGGACCTTCATGAAATGGGGCCGCGAGATCCCGGAGAAGTACGACCTCTCCTCCATCCGCGTGCTCGGTTCCGTGGGCGAGCCCATCAACCCGGAAGCGTGGATGTGGTACCGCGAGGTCATCGGCTCGAACAAGGCCCCGATCGTGGACACCTGGTGGCAGACCGAGACCGGCGCCATGATGATCTCCCCGCTGCCCGGCGTGACGGCCACGAAGCCCGGTTCGGCCCAGGTGCCGCTGCCCGGCATCGCGGTGGACGTGGTGGACGAGGTCGGCGAGTCCGTGCCGGACGGCCACGGCGGCTTCCTGGTCATCCGCGAGCCCTGGCCCTCCATGCTGCGCGGCATCTGGGGCGATCCGGAGCGCTACAAGGACACCTACTGGTCCCGCTTCGATGACATGTACTTCGCGGGCGACGGCGCCAAGAAGGACGCCGATGGGGACGTCTGGCTGCTCGGCCGCGTGGATGACGTCATGAACGTCTCCGGCCACCGGCTCTCCACCACGGAGATCGAGTCGGCCCTGGTCAGCCACCCGTCGGTGGCGGAAGCCGCCGTGGTGGGCGCCAACGACGAGACCACCGGCCAGGCGGTCGTGGCGTTCGTGATCCTGCGCGAAGGCGTGGAGGACACGGGAGACGTGATCGTCCAGGACCTCCGCACCCACGTGGGCAAGGAGATCGGCCCGATCGCCAAGCCGAAGAACATCCTGGTGGTGCCGGAACTTCCCAAGACCCGCTCAGGCAAGATCATGCGCCGTCTGCTCAAGGACGTGGCGGAAGGCCGCGACCCGGGTGACGCCACCACGCTGGCGGACCCCACGGTCATGCAGCAGATCGCCGCGGACCTGCGGAAGTAG
- a CDS encoding ABC transporter ATP-binding protein, producing the protein MTTILHARDLSLSYPGASLPALDSVSLSIGHGESVAIMGASGSGKTSLLHCLAGIIRPASGSITFVSSAGPLQVETLDDGARARLRREEFGFVFQQGLLLHELTALENVAVARMLNGVPRAHAEEEAVRWLAHLGLAGMENRRLGELSGGQAQRVAIARAQITGARLIFADEPTGALDSTTSTEVLDLLLGTVGEGRTLVMVTHDPEVARRCGRIVTLSDGRIVSDTGSPASASAPGAFGLGSGAAR; encoded by the coding sequence ATGACCACGATCCTCCACGCCAGAGACCTGTCCCTCTCCTACCCCGGCGCGTCGCTCCCGGCGCTTGACTCCGTCAGCCTGAGCATCGGCCACGGTGAGTCGGTGGCGATCATGGGCGCCTCAGGTTCGGGCAAGACGTCCCTCCTCCACTGCCTGGCCGGCATCATCCGGCCGGCCAGTGGTTCCATCACCTTCGTCTCCAGCGCCGGGCCACTTCAGGTCGAGACCCTCGACGACGGCGCCCGCGCCCGGTTGCGCCGCGAGGAATTCGGCTTCGTCTTCCAGCAGGGACTCCTGCTCCACGAACTGACGGCCCTGGAGAACGTGGCGGTGGCCCGCATGCTCAACGGCGTCCCCCGGGCGCACGCCGAGGAGGAGGCCGTCCGCTGGCTGGCCCACCTCGGCCTGGCCGGGATGGAGAACCGCAGGCTCGGCGAGCTGTCCGGCGGTCAGGCGCAGCGCGTGGCGATCGCCCGGGCCCAGATCACCGGCGCCCGCCTGATCTTCGCGGACGAGCCCACCGGCGCCCTCGACTCGACCACGTCCACCGAGGTCCTCGACCTGCTGCTCGGCACGGTCGGGGAAGGACGCACCCTCGTGATGGTCACCCACGATCCCGAGGTCGCCCGCCGCTGCGGCCGCATCGTGACCCTGAGCGATGGCCGGATCGTCTCCGACACGGGCTCCCCCGCCTCCGCCTCAGCTCCGGGGGCCTTCGGCCTCGGAAGCGGTGCGGCCCGATGA
- a CDS encoding FtsX-like permease family protein, whose translation MNTLRTSLRLAGLFRRRQDGDRAATLLPLLSFALVTALLLLVTGGAQAFFRWDDELAITYQILAVIALVLLLVPLGTVGASAAKLAARRRDDRLSSLRLLGASTGTVTLLTVLEAATTALLGSLLGVVLYCATAPLLGLLHFRGAALGDQIWLPWAVVPLLALGIVLLASVSAVVGLRSVVVTPLGVRTRQRAGTAHWVRALVAAGIVVVGVFLLQGIGALGQFGGVAAMIIAMAVAFGGALLALNFIGPWFIRVVARRRHRKAPTVAKLLAARMILEDPKAAWRQVSGVAMTSFVGVFGAVGLAMAAITEDHPMDDASRWLMRDISTGVLVTVAASFVMVACSVGINQAASTLDRAAVHVSLDRLGMPRAVMVEASRRSVMSALWVVAGGSAACAAGLLFPLVGFAVFVQPLAVITTAAVFVAGFLVVRGAAALAAQLVPGILARPERVL comes from the coding sequence ATGAACACCCTCCGGACCTCACTCCGCCTGGCCGGGCTTTTCCGGCGCCGGCAGGACGGCGACCGCGCCGCGACCCTGCTGCCGCTCCTCTCCTTCGCCCTCGTCACGGCGCTTCTCCTGCTGGTGACGGGCGGCGCACAGGCCTTCTTCCGCTGGGACGACGAGCTCGCCATCACCTACCAGATCCTCGCCGTGATCGCCTTGGTCCTGCTGCTCGTGCCGCTCGGCACAGTGGGCGCCTCGGCCGCGAAACTCGCCGCACGACGCCGGGACGACCGCCTCTCCTCGCTCCGCCTCCTGGGCGCCTCGACGGGGACGGTCACCCTCCTGACCGTGCTGGAGGCCGCCACGACCGCCCTGCTCGGCTCCCTTCTGGGCGTCGTCCTCTACTGCGCCACGGCTCCCTTGCTCGGACTGCTCCACTTCCGGGGCGCCGCACTGGGCGATCAGATCTGGCTGCCCTGGGCCGTGGTGCCCCTCCTCGCCCTGGGGATCGTGCTGCTCGCCTCGGTGAGCGCCGTCGTCGGGCTCCGGTCCGTGGTGGTGACTCCGCTGGGCGTCCGCACCCGACAGCGCGCCGGCACCGCCCACTGGGTCCGCGCGCTGGTGGCGGCCGGGATCGTGGTCGTCGGCGTGTTCCTCTTGCAGGGGATCGGCGCGCTGGGCCAGTTCGGCGGCGTCGCCGCGATGATCATCGCGATGGCTGTGGCGTTCGGCGGCGCCCTCCTCGCCCTCAACTTCATCGGCCCCTGGTTCATCCGCGTCGTGGCCCGCCGGCGGCACCGGAAGGCGCCCACCGTCGCGAAGCTCCTCGCCGCGCGGATGATCCTCGAGGACCCGAAGGCCGCATGGCGGCAGGTCAGCGGCGTGGCGATGACCAGCTTCGTCGGAGTGTTCGGAGCGGTCGGTCTCGCGATGGCCGCCATCACGGAGGACCACCCCATGGATGACGCCTCGCGCTGGCTCATGCGGGACATCTCCACCGGGGTGCTCGTGACGGTCGCGGCGTCGTTCGTGATGGTCGCGTGCTCCGTCGGGATCAACCAGGCCGCCTCGACCCTGGACCGCGCCGCCGTGCACGTCTCGCTGGACCGGCTCGGCATGCCCCGCGCCGTGATGGTCGAGGCGAGCCGCCGTTCCGTCATGTCGGCCTTGTGGGTGGTGGCGGGCGGCTCCGCGGCGTGCGCCGCAGGTCTGCTGTTCCCGCTGGTGGGCTTCGCCGTCTTCGTTCAGCCGCTGGCCGTGATCACGACGGCGGCCGTGTTCGTGGCGGGCTTCCTGGTGGTCCGCGGCGCGGCGGCGCTGGCCGCCCAGCTGGTGCCGGGGATCCTGGCCCGGCCGGAGCGCGTGCTCTAG
- the solA gene encoding N-methyl-L-tryptophan oxidase, with protein MPGGYTHIVIGAGAIGSAAAYWLSQTPGTRVLVLEQDELVNTRNSSGDVSRIIRHAYHSTAYTALTPAMFDAWAHVEEQSGLPLYLRTGGLDLASSAPAARASLDGYRSALAAQGIPYEDLDADEIRRRWPQWRIEDDVTGMYQEAGGLIDIRASVAAHTSLALAHGVTFLPHTRATGVEVRPDSVTVRTTRGDFHADRLVVAVSSWLGELMPDLGLNYRLTLSQEQVSYFTSARLSEFTPDRFPIWIFHGEQDHYGFPVYGEPAVKIARDMRGRFISSDERVYEGDAEEAALLEGFLRRHLPGAVGPVYANKTCVYDMPADRDFVLDTIPGAPHVAVFNGAGHAGKFASLMGRILAELLTDGSTSHPIEAFSLRRPAITDPDFVPTFQLHH; from the coding sequence ATGCCGGGCGGGTACACGCACATCGTCATCGGCGCGGGGGCCATCGGCTCCGCGGCCGCCTACTGGCTCTCTCAGACCCCGGGCACCCGTGTGCTCGTCCTGGAGCAGGACGAGCTGGTCAACACGCGGAACTCCTCGGGTGACGTCTCCCGCATCATCCGGCACGCGTATCACAGCACCGCGTACACGGCCCTGACGCCCGCCATGTTCGACGCCTGGGCGCACGTGGAGGAACAGTCCGGACTGCCGCTCTACCTCCGGACGGGCGGGCTGGACCTCGCCTCTTCAGCACCCGCGGCGCGTGCTTCCCTGGACGGCTACCGCAGCGCGCTCGCGGCGCAGGGCATCCCCTATGAGGACCTCGACGCGGACGAGATCCGCCGCCGCTGGCCCCAGTGGCGGATCGAGGATGATGTCACCGGCATGTACCAGGAGGCCGGCGGGCTGATCGACATCCGGGCCAGCGTCGCCGCCCACACCTCCCTGGCCCTCGCCCACGGGGTGACCTTCCTCCCGCACACCCGGGCCACCGGGGTCGAGGTGAGGCCTGACAGCGTGACGGTCCGGACGACGCGGGGCGACTTTCATGCGGACCGGCTCGTGGTGGCCGTGTCCTCGTGGCTCGGCGAGCTGATGCCGGACCTCGGGCTGAACTACCGCCTCACGCTGTCGCAGGAACAGGTCAGCTATTTCACGTCGGCCCGTCTGTCCGAGTTCACCCCGGACCGGTTCCCCATCTGGATCTTCCACGGCGAGCAGGACCACTACGGGTTCCCGGTCTACGGTGAGCCGGCGGTCAAGATCGCGCGGGACATGCGCGGCCGCTTCATCAGCAGCGACGAGCGCGTCTACGAAGGCGACGCCGAGGAAGCCGCGCTGCTGGAAGGGTTCCTGCGGCGGCACCTGCCGGGCGCCGTCGGGCCTGTGTATGCGAACAAGACGTGCGTATATGACATGCCGGCGGACCGCGACTTCGTGCTGGACACCATTCCGGGCGCGCCACATGTGGCCGTGTTCAACGGGGCGGGGCACGCGGGGAAGTTCGCGTCTCTCATGGGGCGCATCCTCGCGGAGCTGCTGACCGACGGCTCCACGTCGCACCCCATCGAAGCGTTCTCGCTGCGGAGGCCGGCGATCACGGACCCCGATTTCGTGCCCACATTCCAGCTCCACCACTGA
- a CDS encoding LacI family DNA-binding transcriptional regulator yields the protein MVAMPDLSASPRPVITRKDVARLAGVSTAVVSYVVNGGPKNVAPATEEKVRQAIAALGYRPNAAARALKKGSSQILGMVVPKISNPFFASLAEAVEQAAEEQGFAMLLADSRDSLSVERRHLRNFIDRQVDGVFLCSVLVQPDIQELRERGVRTVLLNFSEESPSVDAIGPEFSESTRRAVEHLASHGHRDIALVMGLTTGNAPDRREGGWRAALQGLGESEGRIFRCTFDRQGGYEAGKQFLAVTPRPTAVFISSDQQAIGFLRAVQEAGLSVPDDVAVMAFDGSAEAEYCWPPLSTVRQPVKEMAEAGVRAIIGAERDEPSRNQVFECELILRRSCGCRAEGS from the coding sequence ATGGTGGCTATGCCGGACCTCTCCGCTTCACCCCGACCCGTGATCACGCGGAAGGACGTCGCCCGCCTGGCGGGCGTCAGCACCGCCGTCGTGAGCTATGTGGTCAACGGGGGCCCCAAGAACGTGGCCCCGGCCACCGAGGAGAAGGTCCGGCAGGCGATCGCGGCGCTCGGCTACCGGCCCAATGCGGCGGCGCGGGCCCTCAAGAAGGGGTCGTCGCAGATTCTGGGCATGGTGGTCCCGAAGATCAGCAACCCGTTCTTCGCGAGCCTGGCCGAGGCCGTCGAGCAGGCCGCGGAGGAACAGGGGTTCGCCATGCTCCTGGCCGACTCCCGGGACTCGCTGTCCGTCGAGCGGCGGCATCTCAGGAACTTCATCGACCGGCAGGTGGATGGCGTGTTCCTCTGCTCGGTCCTGGTGCAGCCGGACATCCAGGAGCTCCGGGAGCGCGGCGTGCGGACGGTGCTGCTCAATTTCTCCGAGGAGTCCCCGTCCGTGGACGCGATCGGCCCCGAATTCTCCGAGAGCACACGACGCGCGGTGGAGCACCTGGCCTCGCACGGCCACCGGGACATCGCCCTGGTCATGGGCCTCACCACCGGGAATGCGCCGGACCGCCGCGAAGGTGGCTGGCGTGCGGCCCTGCAAGGCCTGGGTGAATCGGAAGGCCGGATCTTCCGCTGCACCTTCGACCGGCAGGGCGGCTACGAGGCCGGGAAGCAGTTCCTCGCCGTCACGCCCCGGCCGACTGCTGTTTTCATCAGCTCGGACCAGCAGGCCATCGGCTTCCTCCGTGCGGTCCAGGAGGCCGGCCTCAGCGTGCCCGACGACGTGGCGGTCATGGCGTTCGACGGCTCGGCCGAGGCGGAATACTGCTGGCCGCCGCTGAGCACCGTGCGGCAGCCCGTCAAGGAGATGGCCGAGGCCGGCGTCCGGGCGATCATCGGGGCCGAGCGCGACGAGCCCTCCCGGAACCAGGTGTTCGAGTGCGAGCTGATCCTGCGGCGGTCCTGTGGCTGCCGGGCCGAGGGTTCCTGA
- a CDS encoding Gfo/Idh/MocA family protein, whose protein sequence is MTQISPFSLGIVGAGQFSGQFAKLFKAHPLVRDVYVTDVLAERAETLAARQNLAGTFPSFEDMLASDVDAVAIFTQRWTHGPLVVQALKAGKHVYSAVPMAISEEEIAAIIEAVHETGLTYMMGETSYYNPATIYARDRKAEGAFGRIFYAEGDYVHDMDLGFYAAYQYSGGEEWQKTASYPPMLYPTHSLGGVLGGIGGHVTSVSCIGVRDDRGDGVFDREISMFDNDFSNATALFEMDGGGSIRINEFRRVGYPSHLRESRFRYFGTEGSFEQLVETAVWQDKEGFTDVSEQISTLPSIPLDDPSLADVDPSLRDAFVSGLAPVHDPSRLPAELRALPSGHEGSHAFLVDDFVTAVAAGTLPPVNAWTAARFTLPGIVAHQSALRGGERLPIHDFGDAPELPAARSTEAARG, encoded by the coding sequence ATGACTCAGATCTCACCGTTCTCCCTCGGAATCGTCGGCGCCGGCCAGTTCTCCGGCCAGTTCGCCAAACTCTTCAAGGCGCACCCCCTTGTCCGGGACGTCTATGTCACCGATGTGCTCGCCGAGCGGGCGGAGACGCTGGCAGCCCGGCAGAACCTGGCCGGCACCTTCCCCAGCTTCGAGGACATGCTGGCCTCCGACGTCGACGCCGTCGCGATCTTCACGCAGCGCTGGACCCACGGGCCGCTGGTGGTCCAGGCCCTCAAGGCGGGCAAACACGTCTACTCCGCTGTGCCGATGGCGATCAGCGAAGAGGAGATCGCCGCGATCATCGAGGCCGTCCACGAGACCGGGCTGACCTACATGATGGGCGAGACCAGCTACTACAACCCCGCCACGATCTACGCGCGCGACCGCAAGGCCGAAGGCGCGTTCGGCCGGATCTTCTATGCCGAAGGCGACTACGTTCACGACATGGACCTCGGTTTCTACGCCGCCTACCAGTACAGCGGCGGGGAGGAGTGGCAGAAGACCGCCAGCTACCCGCCCATGCTCTACCCGACGCACTCCCTGGGCGGCGTCCTCGGCGGCATCGGGGGCCATGTGACGAGCGTGAGCTGCATCGGCGTCCGGGACGACCGTGGCGACGGCGTCTTCGACCGAGAGATCAGCATGTTCGACAATGACTTCTCCAACGCCACGGCCCTGTTCGAGATGGACGGCGGCGGGAGCATCCGCATCAATGAATTCCGTCGCGTGGGCTACCCGTCTCATCTGCGCGAGAGCCGGTTCCGGTACTTCGGCACCGAGGGCAGCTTCGAGCAGCTCGTCGAGACGGCCGTGTGGCAGGACAAGGAGGGCTTCACCGATGTGAGTGAGCAGATCAGCACCCTGCCCAGCATCCCGCTTGATGACCCGTCCCTCGCCGACGTCGACCCCTCCCTCCGCGACGCCTTCGTCTCGGGCCTCGCCCCCGTCCACGATCCGTCCCGGCTCCCCGCGGAGCTCCGCGCCTTGCCGAGCGGGCACGAGGGGAGCCACGCCTTCCTGGTGGACGACTTCGTGACCGCCGTGGCCGCCGGCACGCTGCCGCCCGTGAACGCCTGGACGGCCGCCCGCTTCACGCTGCCGGGCATCGTGGCCCACCAGTCGGCGCTGCGGGGCGGGGAACGGCTCCCCATCCACGACTTCGGAGACGCCCCGGAGCTTCCGGCAGCCCGCAGCACCGAGGCCGCCCGCGGCTAG